One window from the genome of Pedococcus badiiscoriae encodes:
- a CDS encoding FtsK/SpoIIIE family DNA translocase, which produces MATRPSTSTRSSAGRGTATRPANRKSSGPRKSPARGKTSGGGLPFPLRAVRGTWMGMAHVAGGAVRKVGSSARELEPEHRRDGLGFTLIGLSIVVAAREWWAFNGAIGDVIHAVVAGTFGRVAYAVPLALLFLGIRFLRAPQDDSANSRIGVGLGALAFAACGLAHVAAGIPSPPHGADGMRNGGGIIGFLASSPLAAAVSVYGTVPILLMLGFFGVLVMSATPVHMVPTRLAELRDHLLHRGAADSGPDAPTDVVEDKPKRRRRVIDPEGPLEGDEAFEQAALVAPDGRRFRPGEKRPTSPGVLAPSAPADPTSPMRTPAVEVKAALEAPPTTPLPQRVEQLALAGDITYTLPDNAILEPGSPHKTRSAANDRVVESLTQVLEQFDIDAQVTGFSRGPTVTRYEVELGRGTKVERVTALSKNIAYAVASADVRILSPIPGKSAIGIEIPNADREKVSLGDVLRSQAARGNEHPMVMGVGKDVEGGYVIANLAKMPHLLVAGATGAGKSSFVNSMITSILMRATPDEVRMVLVDPKRVELTAYEGIPHLITPIITNPKKAAEALAWVVREMDTRYDDLAQFGFKHIDDFNKAVKAGKVKPLPGSERTIHPYPYLLVIVDELADLMMVAPRDVEESIVRITQLARAAGIHLVLATQRPSVDVVTGLIKANVPSRMAFATSSLADSRVVLDQPGAEKLIGQGDALFLPMGSSKTMRVQGAWVTESEIQQVVKHVTGQLKPSYREDVTVVAAKKQVDDDIGDDLELLLQATELVVTTQFGSTSMLQRKLRVGFAKAGRLMDLLESRGVVGPSEGSKARDVLIKLDDLPMTLALMRGDEVPDPEPVFDGEALSSSPGVTHDSVDRTDEVRTGYAAAPDPRYADDPVARSLAGREEVEESLDAWELTGRD; this is translated from the coding sequence ATGGCGACACGTCCGTCCACCTCGACACGCTCCTCCGCGGGCCGTGGCACAGCAACACGCCCCGCCAACCGCAAGAGCAGCGGCCCCCGCAAGTCGCCTGCCCGCGGCAAGACCAGTGGTGGCGGCCTGCCGTTTCCCCTGCGCGCCGTCAGGGGCACCTGGATGGGCATGGCGCACGTCGCCGGCGGAGCGGTGCGCAAGGTCGGCAGCAGCGCCCGCGAGCTCGAGCCCGAGCACCGCCGTGACGGCCTGGGATTCACCCTCATCGGCCTGTCGATCGTCGTGGCCGCCCGCGAGTGGTGGGCCTTCAACGGTGCGATCGGCGACGTCATCCACGCGGTCGTGGCCGGCACGTTCGGGCGCGTGGCCTATGCCGTGCCGCTCGCCCTGCTCTTCCTCGGCATCCGCTTCCTGCGCGCACCGCAGGACGACTCGGCCAACTCACGCATCGGCGTGGGCCTGGGAGCGCTCGCCTTCGCCGCGTGCGGCCTGGCCCACGTGGCCGCAGGCATCCCGTCACCGCCGCACGGCGCTGACGGGATGCGCAACGGCGGCGGCATCATCGGGTTCCTGGCCTCCAGCCCGCTGGCGGCCGCGGTCTCGGTCTACGGCACCGTGCCGATCCTGTTGATGCTCGGCTTCTTCGGCGTCCTGGTGATGTCCGCGACGCCGGTGCACATGGTGCCGACCCGGCTGGCCGAGCTGCGCGACCACCTCCTGCACCGAGGGGCCGCAGACTCAGGCCCCGATGCGCCGACCGACGTGGTCGAGGACAAGCCGAAGCGTCGTCGCCGCGTGATCGACCCGGAGGGTCCCCTCGAGGGGGACGAGGCGTTCGAGCAGGCCGCGCTGGTGGCCCCGGACGGTCGCAGGTTCCGGCCGGGTGAGAAGCGCCCGACCTCGCCCGGGGTGCTGGCCCCGTCGGCACCGGCCGACCCGACGTCTCCGATGCGGACCCCCGCCGTCGAGGTCAAGGCAGCCCTGGAGGCGCCACCGACGACGCCGCTGCCCCAGCGCGTCGAGCAGCTGGCGCTGGCCGGCGACATCACCTACACGTTGCCCGACAACGCGATCCTCGAACCCGGCTCGCCGCACAAGACGCGCAGCGCCGCCAACGACCGGGTGGTCGAGTCGCTCACCCAGGTGCTCGAGCAGTTCGACATCGACGCCCAGGTGACGGGCTTCAGCCGCGGCCCGACGGTCACCCGCTACGAGGTCGAGCTCGGCCGCGGCACCAAGGTCGAGCGCGTCACCGCGCTCTCCAAGAACATCGCGTATGCCGTGGCGTCCGCGGACGTCCGCATCCTGTCGCCGATCCCGGGCAAGTCCGCGATCGGCATCGAGATCCCCAACGCCGACCGCGAGAAGGTCAGCCTCGGTGACGTCCTGCGCAGCCAGGCGGCGCGCGGCAACGAGCACCCGATGGTGATGGGGGTCGGCAAGGACGTCGAGGGCGGCTACGTCATCGCCAACCTCGCCAAGATGCCCCACCTGCTCGTCGCCGGCGCCACCGGCGCCGGCAAGTCCAGCTTCGTCAACTCGATGATCACCTCGATCCTCATGCGCGCGACGCCGGACGAGGTGCGCATGGTCCTGGTGGACCCCAAGCGGGTGGAGCTCACGGCATACGAGGGGATCCCACACCTCATCACCCCGATCATCACGAACCCCAAGAAGGCCGCGGAGGCGCTCGCCTGGGTGGTCCGCGAGATGGACACCCGCTACGACGACCTGGCCCAGTTCGGGTTCAAGCACATCGACGACTTCAACAAGGCCGTCAAGGCGGGCAAGGTCAAGCCGCTGCCGGGGTCGGAGCGGACCATCCACCCCTACCCGTACCTGCTGGTCATCGTCGACGAGCTCGCCGACCTGATGATGGTCGCGCCGCGAGACGTCGAGGAGTCGATCGTCCGGATCACCCAGCTCGCACGGGCCGCCGGCATCCACCTGGTGCTGGCCACGCAGCGTCCCTCGGTCGACGTCGTCACCGGTCTGATCAAGGCCAACGTCCCCTCGCGGATGGCCTTCGCGACGTCCTCGCTGGCCGACAGCCGGGTCGTGCTCGACCAGCCCGGTGCCGAGAAGCTGATCGGACAGGGCGACGCGCTGTTCCTGCCGATGGGCTCGTCCAAGACGATGCGCGTCCAGGGCGCCTGGGTCACCGAGTCCGAGATCCAGCAGGTCGTCAAGCACGTGACCGGCCAGCTCAAGCCCAGCTACCGCGAGGACGTGACCGTGGTCGCGGCCAAGAAGCAGGTGGACGACGACATCGGCGACGACCTCGAGCTGCTGCTGCAGGCGACCGAGCTCGTCGTGACGACCCAGTTCGGCTCGACCTCGATGCTGCAGCGCAAGCTGCGGGTCGGGTTCGCCAAGGCCGGGCGCCTCATGGACCTGCTCGAGTCCCGCGGCGTGGTCGGCCCCTCGGAGGGCTCCAAGGCGCGTGACGTGCTCATCAAGCTCGACGACCTGCCGATGACGCTGGCCCTCATGCGCGGGGACGAGGTCCCCGACCCGGAGCCGGTCTTCGACGGCGAGGCGCTGTCCTCGTCACCGGGGGTGACCCACGACTCCGTCGACCGCACCGACGAGGTCCGGACGGGGTATGCCGCGGCGCCGGACCCGCGGTACGCCGACGACCCGGTCGCCAGGAGCCTGGCCGGTCGGGAGGAGGTCGAGGAGTCCCTCGACGCCTGGGAGCTCACCGGGCGCGACTGA
- a CDS encoding multidrug effflux MFS transporter produces MRFVLVLGALIAIGPLTIDTYLPALPSITRDLAASESAVQGTLTGILLGMGLGQLLVGPLADAVGRRRPLIAGLALHIAASVFCAFAPSIELLTVGRAVQGLGNAAVAVVSMAMVRDLFAGSAAATMLSRLMLVMGLAPVLAPTLGGFILRLTSWRGVFGILAVAGVLLVTLASLALRETLPPERRRPMALRPVLSTYGMLLRDRTFVGLVLISGLMFATLFSYIGGSSFVLQNIYGLSVTQFGLAFGLNSLGFLTGSQVNPFLLKRFQPRQLVRAGVTIGAVAALLLLASAVTGVGGLPMVLGPLWFLLFSCGLTLPNTPALALTRHGEAAGTAAALLGASQFVIGGAAAPLIGMMGSGSAVPMALVMSVTASLAALVAARTLRVSVVTT; encoded by the coding sequence GTGCGCTTCGTCCTGGTGCTCGGCGCGCTCATCGCCATCGGGCCGCTGACCATCGACACCTACCTGCCGGCGCTGCCCTCCATCACGCGCGACCTCGCAGCGTCGGAGTCGGCGGTGCAGGGCACGTTGACAGGCATCCTGCTCGGCATGGGGCTCGGGCAGCTCTTGGTCGGCCCCCTCGCCGATGCCGTCGGTCGCCGTCGGCCGCTGATCGCGGGTCTGGCACTGCACATCGCGGCATCGGTGTTCTGCGCGTTCGCGCCGTCCATCGAGCTGCTGACCGTCGGACGGGCGGTCCAGGGGCTGGGCAACGCCGCCGTCGCGGTGGTCTCGATGGCGATGGTGCGCGACCTGTTCGCGGGTTCCGCGGCGGCGACGATGCTCTCCCGGCTGATGCTCGTCATGGGGCTCGCCCCCGTGCTGGCGCCAACCCTGGGCGGTTTCATCCTCAGGCTCACGTCGTGGCGCGGGGTCTTCGGAATCCTCGCCGTGGCCGGGGTGCTGCTGGTGACGCTGGCCAGCCTCGCCCTGCGGGAGACCCTGCCGCCCGAGCGCCGCCGGCCGATGGCCCTCCGCCCGGTGCTCAGCACCTACGGCATGCTCCTGCGCGACCGGACCTTCGTCGGGCTGGTCCTGATCAGTGGCCTCATGTTCGCGACGCTGTTCTCCTACATCGGCGGTTCCTCGTTCGTGCTCCAGAACATCTACGGCCTGAGCGTGACCCAGTTCGGGCTGGCCTTCGGCCTCAACTCGCTCGGGTTCCTCACCGGGTCGCAGGTGAACCCCTTCCTGCTCAAGCGGTTCCAGCCGCGCCAGCTGGTCCGGGCGGGCGTGACGATCGGTGCGGTTGCAGCGCTGCTCCTGCTGGCGTCGGCGGTCACCGGAGTCGGGGGCCTGCCCATGGTCCTCGGCCCGCTGTGGTTCCTGTTGTTCTCGTGCGGCCTCACGCTGCCCAACACTCCGGCCCTCGCCCTGACGCGTCACGGGGAGGCGGCCGGGACCGCCGCCGCACTGCTCGGCGCCTCGCAGTTCGTGATCGGTGGCGCGGCAGCCCCGCTCATCGGGATGATGGGATCGGGCTCGGCCGTCCCCATGGCGCTGGTCATGTCGGTCACCGCCTCGCTGGCGGCGCTCGTGGCCGCCCGTACCCTGCGCGTGAGCGTCGTCACGACCTGA
- a CDS encoding FMN-binding negative transcriptional regulator → MLIHPWDAALDAAEWRDWLAGTDRFGVLAVNNVDPASAPLVLPTHFTIGEGELLLHLARPNPVWPHLEAATQVRLAVVGDYAFIPGHWRAKAGGPDEDGVPTSYYASVQFVCRPIVVDDPAGKVSILESQLADLQPEGGHAPVAVDAPPYGRLLPGIRGVRLQILAVDAKFKYDDANPVDHRARVSDQLDHRDHALDRGAASQQRRRLGRVGDWKSHRTTP, encoded by the coding sequence ATGCTGATCCACCCCTGGGACGCCGCGTTGGACGCGGCGGAGTGGCGCGACTGGCTGGCCGGGACGGACCGTTTCGGTGTCTTGGCCGTCAACAACGTGGACCCCGCGTCAGCGCCCTTGGTGCTGCCCACCCACTTCACCATCGGCGAGGGCGAGCTCCTGCTGCACCTGGCCCGGCCCAACCCGGTCTGGCCGCACCTCGAGGCAGCGACGCAGGTGCGTCTGGCCGTCGTCGGGGACTACGCCTTCATCCCCGGCCACTGGCGTGCCAAGGCTGGCGGGCCTGACGAAGACGGGGTGCCGACCAGCTACTACGCCTCGGTGCAGTTCGTCTGTCGCCCCATCGTCGTCGACGACCCTGCCGGCAAGGTGAGCATCCTCGAGAGCCAGCTCGCCGATCTCCAGCCTGAGGGTGGACACGCCCCCGTGGCCGTCGACGCGCCGCCCTACGGACGCCTGCTGCCCGGCATCCGCGGCGTCCGTCTGCAGATCCTCGCTGTCGACGCGAAGTTCAAGTACGACGACGCCAACCCCGTCGACCACCGGGCTCGTGTCAGTGACCAGCTCGACCACCGCGACCACGCCCTCGACCGCGGCGCTGCCAGTCAGCAGCGTCGACGCCTGGGTCGGGTCGGGGACTGGAAGTCGCACCGGACCACACCCTGA
- a CDS encoding VOC family protein gives MTATPTVQHIPGVGTVYLPVSDQDRSLAFYRDLLGFEVRTDTEFGEGFRWVEVAPAGAYTVIALVPPMGEEAPQPGGNAPFGFDTPNLEEAMAEFSSRGIKFEDLMGGEGPVPAMAYFRDPDGNRILLVEETTR, from the coding sequence ATGACCGCCACCCCAACCGTCCAGCACATCCCCGGCGTGGGCACCGTGTACCTCCCGGTGAGCGACCAGGACCGTTCGCTCGCGTTCTACCGCGACCTGCTCGGCTTCGAGGTCCGCACTGACACCGAGTTCGGCGAGGGATTCCGCTGGGTCGAGGTGGCTCCAGCCGGTGCGTACACCGTGATCGCCCTCGTGCCGCCGATGGGCGAGGAGGCCCCACAGCCTGGTGGCAATGCGCCGTTCGGCTTCGACACGCCCAACCTCGAGGAGGCGATGGCCGAGTTCAGCTCGCGCGGCATCAAGTTCGAGGACCTGATGGGCGGCGAGGGTCCCGTGCCGGCGATGGCGTACTTCCGCGACCCCGACGGCAACCGCATCCTGCTGGTCGAGGAGACCACGCGCTGA